One window of the Archangium primigenium genome contains the following:
- a CDS encoding GH92 family glycosyl hydrolase — MSLPVSRLTPFLALLGVMTLGCGSPAEPAPEPEPQPEVDAGTPPPADAGTEPDAGSTPDAGTEPDAGTEPDAGTTPDAGTTPDAGTEPDGGAPQTPREFSSSFEAQDPQPTWITTVEIDAQGKKKASGVIGDKDTRILGSISDRVVAVTANGENLPDEGAARAADGEVLSKWLVFTSTGWLRFQLAEPIAVTRYALSSANDSPERDPSAWTLEGSDDGTSWTELDRRSGESFASRFETRTYTFSNTTPYLHYRLNVTANRGATIVQLAELQLSTGDDTPRPVTDMRSVVGKGPAASHNAKSGAGFTGKHALRFAGEVTASGHGYSYNKLFDVDVAVTPTTELSYRIFVDEALKDPNFPGTYAALDLAFDDGTYLSELNARDQHHAVLSPAGQGASRTLYTGEWNHKVSRIGDVAAGKTIKRILIGYDQPNGPVALFGGWIDDIRITDTPGHVTPTHLSDYVTTLRGTNSSGGYSRGNNIPATAVPHGFNFWTPATNAGSTSWLYDYHRRNNADNRPTLQALSLSHEPSPWMGDRQSFQIMPSGAEGTPNASRTARALAFQHENEIARPHYYGVRFDNGIQAELTPTDHAAVFRFTFPDRNASLLFDNVNNNGGLSLDPSGRALTGYSDARSGLSTGASRIFIYARFDRPVSAGGMLPGGGGANVTGYLRFTVPADDRTVTMRIATSLISVEQARKNLALEIAESEGFEDVKARARALWDQRLALVEVQGANADQLTTLYSNLYRLFLYPNSGFENTGTADAPVYQYASPVSAAVGTGTPTQTGAKIVNGKIYVNNGFWDTYRATWPAYALFAPTQAGELIDGFVEHYREGGWIARWSSPGYADLMTGTSSDVAFADAYVKGVHNFDAAAAYDAAVKNATVRPTLAGVGRKGLETSIFLGYTSTETGAGLSWAMAGYLNDFGIANMASALAADPADPRHQEYVENAEYFRGRALNYVNLFDPAIQFFQGRDMSGAFVVPVEEYDPRVWGHDYTETNGWNTAFDAPYDGQGLAHLLGGRAQLGAKLDEFFATPETASHPGSYGGVIHEMIEARDVRMGQLGLSNQPSYHIPYMYNHAGQPAKTQEKVRDALARLWIGSDIGQGYLGDEDNGAMSAWHLFSALGFYPLGVGSSDYAIGSPLFTRAIVHLENGRDLVINAPNNSPRNVYVRGLRVNGATYTKTSLPHALLAAGATLDFDMSASPSTWGTGAGDVPPSLTPEGVPPQPLGDVARGGTATASDGTTVASLFDDTSMTSARFTAENPSLLYALGSGAREVAFYTLTSSSGTVDPTGWTLSGSTDGVTFTTLDQRTAQTFRWRSQTRAFKVATPGAYTHYRLELTGPTGLSLAEVELLAR; from the coding sequence ATGTCGCTTCCCGTTTCACGCCTCACACCTTTCCTCGCCCTCCTCGGTGTCATGACGCTCGGCTGTGGTTCACCGGCCGAGCCCGCGCCCGAGCCAGAGCCCCAACCCGAAGTGGACGCCGGCACCCCGCCGCCCGCCGACGCGGGCACGGAGCCCGATGCCGGGAGCACTCCCGACGCGGGCACCGAGCCGGACGCGGGCACCGAGCCAGACGCGGGCACGACTCCCGACGCGGGCACGACTCCCGACGCGGGCACCGAGCCGGATGGAGGCGCACCTCAGACGCCGCGCGAGTTCTCCTCGTCCTTCGAGGCGCAGGATCCCCAACCGACGTGGATCACCACGGTGGAAATTGACGCCCAGGGCAAGAAGAAGGCCTCGGGTGTCATCGGAGACAAGGACACGCGCATCCTCGGCAGCATCTCCGATCGGGTGGTCGCGGTGACCGCCAACGGAGAGAACCTTCCCGACGAGGGCGCGGCCCGGGCCGCCGACGGCGAGGTGCTGTCCAAGTGGTTGGTGTTCACGAGCACCGGCTGGCTGCGGTTCCAACTCGCCGAGCCCATCGCCGTGACGCGCTATGCCCTCTCCTCGGCCAATGACTCGCCCGAGCGGGATCCCTCCGCCTGGACGCTCGAGGGTTCGGACGATGGCACGAGCTGGACCGAGCTCGACCGCCGGAGCGGCGAGTCCTTCGCCTCGCGCTTCGAGACGCGGACCTACACGTTCTCCAACACCACGCCCTATCTCCACTACCGCCTCAACGTCACCGCCAACCGCGGCGCCACGATCGTGCAACTGGCCGAGCTCCAGCTCTCCACGGGCGACGACACGCCCCGACCGGTGACCGACATGCGCAGCGTCGTGGGCAAGGGCCCGGCCGCCTCGCACAACGCCAAATCCGGCGCGGGCTTCACGGGCAAGCACGCGCTGCGCTTCGCGGGCGAGGTGACGGCGAGCGGCCACGGCTATTCCTACAACAAGCTCTTCGACGTGGACGTGGCCGTCACGCCGACGACGGAGCTGTCCTACCGCATCTTCGTGGACGAGGCGCTGAAGGACCCGAACTTCCCGGGGACCTACGCGGCGCTCGATCTCGCCTTCGACGACGGCACCTACCTGAGCGAGCTGAACGCCCGCGATCAGCACCACGCGGTGTTGAGCCCGGCGGGGCAGGGCGCGTCGCGGACGCTCTACACCGGCGAGTGGAACCACAAGGTCTCGCGCATCGGTGACGTCGCCGCGGGCAAGACGATCAAGCGCATCCTGATTGGCTACGACCAGCCGAACGGACCCGTCGCGCTCTTCGGCGGCTGGATCGACGACATCCGCATCACGGACACGCCCGGCCACGTGACGCCCACGCACCTGTCCGATTACGTGACGACCCTGCGCGGGACGAACTCGAGCGGCGGCTACTCGCGCGGCAACAACATCCCCGCGACGGCCGTCCCCCACGGCTTCAACTTCTGGACGCCGGCGACCAACGCGGGCTCGACGAGCTGGCTCTACGACTACCACCGCCGCAACAACGCGGACAACCGGCCGACGCTCCAGGCGCTCTCCCTGAGCCACGAGCCGAGCCCGTGGATGGGGGATCGGCAGAGCTTCCAGATCATGCCCTCGGGGGCCGAGGGCACGCCGAACGCCAGCCGCACCGCGCGGGCGCTGGCCTTCCAGCACGAGAACGAGATCGCCCGGCCCCATTACTACGGGGTGCGGTTCGACAACGGCATCCAGGCCGAACTCACGCCCACGGATCACGCCGCCGTCTTCCGCTTCACGTTCCCCGACCGCAACGCGAGCCTCCTCTTCGACAACGTGAACAACAACGGCGGGCTCTCCCTGGATCCCTCCGGACGGGCGCTCACCGGCTACTCGGACGCGCGCAGCGGGCTGTCGACGGGCGCGTCGCGCATCTTCATCTACGCCCGGTTCGACCGGCCGGTGTCCGCGGGCGGCATGCTCCCGGGGGGCGGGGGCGCGAACGTGACCGGCTACCTGCGCTTCACCGTGCCGGCGGATGACCGCACCGTGACCATGCGGATCGCCACGTCCCTCATCAGCGTCGAGCAGGCCCGGAAGAACCTGGCGCTGGAGATCGCGGAGTCCGAGGGCTTCGAGGACGTGAAGGCCCGGGCCCGGGCGCTCTGGGATCAGCGGCTCGCGCTCGTCGAGGTCCAGGGCGCCAACGCGGATCAACTCACCACGCTCTACTCCAACCTCTACCGGTTGTTCCTCTATCCCAACTCGGGCTTCGAGAACACCGGCACGGCGGACGCGCCGGTCTACCAGTACGCGAGCCCGGTGTCGGCGGCCGTGGGCACGGGCACGCCCACGCAGACCGGCGCGAAGATCGTGAACGGCAAGATCTACGTGAACAACGGCTTCTGGGACACCTACCGGGCCACCTGGCCCGCCTACGCGCTGTTCGCGCCGACCCAGGCGGGCGAGCTGATCGACGGCTTCGTGGAGCACTACCGGGAGGGCGGGTGGATCGCGCGCTGGTCCTCGCCGGGCTACGCGGACCTCATGACGGGCACGAGCTCCGACGTCGCCTTCGCGGACGCCTACGTGAAGGGCGTGCACAACTTCGATGCCGCGGCGGCCTACGACGCGGCGGTGAAGAACGCGACGGTGCGGCCGACCCTCGCGGGCGTCGGGCGCAAGGGGCTCGAGACCTCGATCTTCCTCGGCTACACCTCGACCGAGACCGGCGCGGGCCTGTCGTGGGCCATGGCGGGCTACCTGAACGACTTCGGCATCGCGAACATGGCGAGCGCGCTCGCCGCGGACCCGGCCGACCCCCGCCATCAGGAGTACGTGGAGAACGCGGAGTACTTCCGGGGGCGCGCGCTCAACTACGTGAACCTGTTCGACCCGGCCATCCAGTTCTTCCAGGGCCGGGACATGAGCGGCGCGTTCGTGGTGCCCGTGGAGGAGTACGATCCGCGCGTCTGGGGCCACGACTACACCGAGACCAACGGCTGGAACACCGCCTTCGACGCGCCCTATGACGGCCAGGGACTCGCCCACCTGCTCGGGGGAAGGGCCCAGCTCGGCGCGAAGCTCGACGAATTCTTCGCCACGCCGGAGACCGCGAGTCATCCCGGCTCCTACGGCGGGGTGATCCACGAGATGATCGAGGCGCGGGACGTGCGCATGGGCCAGCTCGGACTGAGCAACCAGCCCTCGTACCACATCCCCTACATGTACAACCACGCGGGGCAGCCGGCGAAGACCCAGGAGAAGGTCCGCGACGCGCTCGCGCGCCTGTGGATTGGCAGCGACATCGGCCAGGGCTACCTCGGGGACGAGGACAATGGCGCCATGTCCGCGTGGCACCTCTTCAGCGCGCTCGGCTTCTACCCGCTCGGGGTGGGCAGCTCGGACTACGCCATCGGCTCGCCGCTCTTCACCCGGGCGATCGTCCACCTGGAGAACGGCCGCGACCTCGTCATCAACGCGCCGAACAACAGCCCGAGGAACGTCTACGTGCGGGGCCTGCGCGTCAACGGCGCGACCTACACGAAGACCTCCCTGCCGCATGCGCTGCTCGCCGCGGGCGCCACGCTCGACTTCGACATGTCGGCGTCGCCCTCCACGTGGGGAACGGGGGCGGGGGATGTGCCGCCCTCGCTCACGCCCGAGGGGGTGCCCCCCCAGCCCCTGGGGGACGTCGCGCGCGGGGGAACGGCCACCGCCAGTGACGGCACGACCGTGGCTTCGCTCTTCGACGACACCTCGATGACGAGCGCGCGCTTCACCGCCGAGAACCCGTCGCTGCTCTACGCGCTCGGCTCGGGCGCGCGGGAGGTCGCCTTCTACACGCTGACCTCGAGCTCCGGCACGGTCGACCCGACCGGCTGGACGTTGAGCGGCTCCACCGATGGCGTGACCTTCACGACGCTCGATCAGCGGACCGCGCAGACGTTCCGCTGGCGCTCCCAGACGCGCGCCTTCAAGGTCGCGACGCCGGGCGCCTACACGCACTACCGCCTCGAGTTGACGGGCCCGACGGGCCTGTCGCTCGCCGAGGTCGAGCTGCTCGCCCGGTAG
- a CDS encoding DoxX family membrane protein has translation MLRDITNTPPTTTPLQNAGRWLLGTFMTGAGTGHLSFARESFQAQVPDWLPMDKDTVVLLSGVVEIGLGLALLLGKRHRALMGLGLAAFFAAVFPGNLHQYDQRISAFGLNTDTRRLVRLFFQPVLMGWAMWSTGAFKALRRT, from the coding sequence ATGCTGCGAGACATCACGAACACCCCACCAACGACGACCCCACTTCAGAACGCGGGCCGGTGGCTCCTGGGGACCTTCATGACCGGGGCGGGCACGGGCCACCTCTCCTTCGCGCGGGAGTCGTTCCAGGCACAGGTGCCGGACTGGCTGCCCATGGACAAGGACACCGTGGTCCTGCTCTCGGGCGTGGTGGAGATCGGGCTCGGGCTGGCCCTGCTCCTCGGCAAGCGGCACAGGGCGCTCATGGGGCTGGGCCTGGCGGCGTTCTTCGCGGCGGTCTTCCCCGGCAACCTGCACCAGTACGACCAGCGCATCTCCGCGTTCGGCCTGAACACGGACACCCGGCGGCTCGTGCGGCTGTTCTTCCAGCCCGTGCTCATGGGCTGGGCGATGTGGTCCACCGGCGCCTTCAAGGCACTGCGCCGCACCTAG